In a single window of the Ciconia boyciana chromosome 7, ASM3463844v1, whole genome shotgun sequence genome:
- the ZRANB2 gene encoding zinc finger Ran-binding domain-containing protein 2 isoform X1 has product MSTKNFRVSDGDWICPDKKCGNVNFARRTSCNRCGREKTTEAKMMKAGGTEIGKTLAEKSRGLFSANDWQCKTCGNVNWARRSECNMCNTPKYAKLEERTGYGGGFNERENVEYIEREESDGEYDEFGRKKKKYRGKPVGPASILKEVEDKESEGEDEEDEDEDLSKYKLDEDEDEDDADLSKYNLDASEEEDTNKKKKSNRRSRSKSRSSHSRSSSRSSSHSSSRSRSRSHSRSSSSSRSRSRSSSREHSRSRGSKSRSSSRSYRGSSTPRKRSYSSSRSSSSPERSKKRSRSRSSSSGDRKKRRSRSRSPERRRRSSSGSSHSGSRTSSKKK; this is encoded by the exons ATGTCGACCAAGAATTTCCGCGTGAGCGACGGGGACTGGATCTGCCCCGACAAGAA gtgtGGGAACGTTAACTTTGCTAGAAGAACCAGCTGTAACAGATGTGGGAGAG aaaaaacgACAGAAGCCAAAATGATGAAAGCTGGAGGGACTGAAATAGGAAAGACGCTTGCTGAAAAGAGTCGTGGCCTCTTCAGTGCTAACGACTGGCAGTGTAAAAC ATGTGGTAATGTGAACTGGGCCAGAAGATCAGAATGTAATATGTGTAATACTCCAAAGTACGCTAAATTGGAGGAAAGGACAG GATACGGAGGAGGATTTAATGAACGAGAGAATGTTGAATATATAGAACGTGAAGAATCAGACGGGGAGTATGATGAG TTTGGAcgcaaaaagaaaaagtatagaGGGAAGCCGGTTGGTCCTGCATCTATCCTGAAGGAAGTAGAAGATAAGGAATCTGAaggggaagatgaggaggatgaggatgaagatCTCTCCAAATATAAATTGGATGAG gatgaggatgaagatgatGCTGACCTTTCAAAATATAATCTTGATGCCAGTGAAGAAGAGGACactaataagaaaaagaaatccaataGGCGCAGTCGTTCTAAGTCTCGATCTTCCCACTCACGATCTTCATCGCGCTCATCCTCTCATTCAAGCTCAAGGTCTAGGTCCAG GTCCCATTCAAGAAGTTCTTCCAGTTCCAGATCAAGATCTCGTTCCAGTTCCAGAGAACACTCTAGATCTCGTGGGTCGAAATCAAG ATCCAGCTCCAGGTCCTACAGGGGGTCTTCCACCCCAAGAAAAAGATCTTACTCAAGCTCTCGTTCATCATCTTCCCCCGAAAGAAGCAAGAAGCGAAGTCGTTCTAGATCTTCTTCATCTGGTGATCGCAAAAAAAGACGATCGAGATCACGGTCACCCGAAAG ACGCCGCAGATCATCATCTGGATCTTCCCATTCTGGTTCCCGTACAagttctaaaaagaaataa
- the ZRANB2 gene encoding zinc finger Ran-binding domain-containing protein 2 isoform X2 produces MSTKNFRVSDGDWICPDKKCGNVNFARRTSCNRCGREKTTEAKMMKAGGTEIGKTLAEKSRGLFSANDWQCKTCGNVNWARRSECNMCNTPKYAKLEERTGYGGGFNERENVEYIEREESDGEYDEFGRKKKKYRGKPVGPASILKEVEDKESEGEDEEDEDEDLSKYKLDEDEDEDDADLSKYNLDASEEEDTNKKKKSNRRSRSKSRSSHSRSSSRSSSHSSSRSRSRSHSRSSSSSRSRSRSSSREHSRSRGSKSRPFCFVNLTTEEGPYVGYFLSQSPIASLSKRVILVNAGTRFPNHWWSLYQEALFSEILLRKLPQQ; encoded by the exons ATGTCGACCAAGAATTTCCGCGTGAGCGACGGGGACTGGATCTGCCCCGACAAGAA gtgtGGGAACGTTAACTTTGCTAGAAGAACCAGCTGTAACAGATGTGGGAGAG aaaaaacgACAGAAGCCAAAATGATGAAAGCTGGAGGGACTGAAATAGGAAAGACGCTTGCTGAAAAGAGTCGTGGCCTCTTCAGTGCTAACGACTGGCAGTGTAAAAC ATGTGGTAATGTGAACTGGGCCAGAAGATCAGAATGTAATATGTGTAATACTCCAAAGTACGCTAAATTGGAGGAAAGGACAG GATACGGAGGAGGATTTAATGAACGAGAGAATGTTGAATATATAGAACGTGAAGAATCAGACGGGGAGTATGATGAG TTTGGAcgcaaaaagaaaaagtatagaGGGAAGCCGGTTGGTCCTGCATCTATCCTGAAGGAAGTAGAAGATAAGGAATCTGAaggggaagatgaggaggatgaggatgaagatCTCTCCAAATATAAATTGGATGAG gatgaggatgaagatgatGCTGACCTTTCAAAATATAATCTTGATGCCAGTGAAGAAGAGGACactaataagaaaaagaaatccaataGGCGCAGTCGTTCTAAGTCTCGATCTTCCCACTCACGATCTTCATCGCGCTCATCCTCTCATTCAAGCTCAAGGTCTAGGTCCAG GTCCCATTCAAGAAGTTCTTCCAGTTCCAGATCAAGATCTCGTTCCAGTTCCAGAGAACACTCTAGATCTCGTGGGTCGAAATCAAG GCCATTTTGCTTTGTGAATTTAACTACTGAGGAAGGTCCTTACGTAGGCTACTTCCTGTCCCAGTCTCCCATCGCTTCTTTGTCAAAACGCGTCATTCTGGTGAATGCTGGAACGAGGTTTCCAAACCATTGGTGGTCTCTATATCAAGAAGCACTATTTAGCGaaattttattaagaaaactACCACAGCAGTAG